A segment of the Phycisphaerae bacterium RAS1 genome:
CGGACACGTGCTGGCCCTCGAAAACGTGCACGACCGCGGCACGCACGTCTTCGCCAACCGCGTGGCCGAGTGGACGCGCATGTTTGAGACCAGCGGCTTTCGCCGCATCGCCGTCCGGCGCTACGACTACAGTCCGTTTCATCGCTCGCTGATGACCGTGCGCGAACTCGGATCGTTCCTGTGGCGGCGCCGCGCCAGCGCCACGCCCGAGACGTATCTGCACACGTTTGACGATCCCAACAAGAGCCGGAAGGCGTCGGTGCTACGGAGGACGGCCCGCGCCGTCGATCTGACGTTTCAACGCGTCGCCGTCGCCTGCGACACCGCCGCAGAAGCGACGCTGATTCCGCTGAATCCGCCCTTCTCGTGCGTCCATTGCGGGTTCCTGTTCCGGGCCGTATGAACAAACGAATGTCGAATGTGATGTCCGAACGCGACGCGCCAGCGAGCGCCCGCGCGCGCCGGCGCTCGCTGGCGCTTCGCGTTCTGATCACGGCGCGCTCCGGCATATGGCACGGCTTGGGTCGGACTGACATCGCATGAACTACCTCGTCGCCGCCGATGACTGCTTTCTCGACCGCCCCGGCGGCATGGGCCGCGTGGCGTGGGACATCGCCCAGCTCATGCGTGAGCGCGGGCACCTGGTCGGCATGGTGTGCATGAACCACGATCCGGCCCGCTTCCCGAACGGCCTGAGCGAGCAGAACGGCGTCCGCATCGTCCGCTACCAGCGGCCCGACCTGCCCGCCTGGCACCCCGGACGCATGTCCGCCTGCATCGAGGCCGCCTCGAAAGCCGTCTGGGAGCACTTCAGCGAGACCTCCTGGCACCTCGTCCACATGCACACGGCGTTCACCGGCGGCGGCGTGTTTCAGGTTCTGGGCCGCAATCCGCGCTACGTCTACACCATGCACTCCCCCATCGTTCTCGAAAATGAAATCAACTGGGCCCAGCAGGGCATCGTCGGCAGGATCAAGGCCTGGATGGGGCTGGGCAAATTGAAAGCCGCGGAGCACAAGGTGCTCGACCCGGCCACGGACATCCAGACGCTGTCCAATTTTACGAAAGTCCAGGTTGATCACTTTCACAAGATGGGCCACAAGGTCCGCGTCATCCCACACTGGCGCCGGCCCGAGCTGCGCCGCGAAATGGACAAGGCCGAGGCCCGCCGCCGCCTGGGCTGGCCGCTTGACGAGAAAATCCTCTTCACCGTCCGCATTCACGGCCCGCGCTACGGCATCGACGTGGCCATCCGCGCCGCCGCGCCGCTCATCCAGGACAAGCGCTGCTGGTTTGCCATCGGCGGCGACGGGCCGCTGCGCCCGACGCTGGAAAACCTGGCCAAAGAGCTGGGCGTCGCCGAACGGACCCGGTTCACCGGGCGTCTCTCCGACGCTGACCTGGCGCTGGCTTACCAGGCGGCCGACCTGTTCGTCCTGCCGACGCTCTCGCTGGAGTGCTTCGGTCTGATCACCATCGAAGCCATGTCTTTCGGATGCCCGGTCATCGGCACCGACGCCGGCGCGACCCCGGAAATTTTGGATAAGTACTGCCCCGGCCTGGTCGTGCCCGCCGGAAACGTCGAGGCGCTGCGCGAAAAGCTCGGCGCCTACTTTGCGGGCAGGTTGCAGACGCCCGACGAGGCCGCCACTGTCGCATTCATCGAAAAGAACTACGGCCGCGACGTCATCGTTCCCAAGCTGATCGACCTGCTCGAAGTCCAGACCGGACGCCGCCGGTGATGAAGCGTGCATTCGACCTTCCGTTGCCGCCGGGCACTCTGTCAGAACCCACCGCGCCCCAACCGAACGCCGGCACTCTTTCAGAACCCGCCGCGCCAAGCGGCGGGGTGACTTTCGACGGCGATTCGCGTTCTTCGCAGCGTGACGTCACCCCGCCGCTTGGCGCGGCGGGTTCGGAAAGACGCTCCGCGCCGCAACGCAGCGCTGGATGCACCCGGTTATGAACGTGCTGCACGTCATCGTCGGACTGGCCGAGACCATCGGCGGCCCGCCCGTCGCCCTCGCAACGCTGGCCCGCGCCCAGGCCGCCCGCGGCGATGACGTGTTCGTGCTGCCCGCGCGGCGAACCGCCGGCGCGCAGACGCTGCCCGCCGGCGCCCACGGCCGCCTCACCGTGTACGACGCGCCGACCGAGCACCACCTGCTCTGGTACAACGCCGCGCTGAAACGCGAGCTTCGCCGCGTCGCCCGCGGCTGCGACATCATTCACATCCACGGCACGTGGCGCTATCACCTGCTTGCGGCGGCCGGAGCGGCCCGCGCGTACGGCATCCCCTACATCGTCCGCCCGGCCGGCAACCTCGGCGTCGCCACCCGCGGCCACAAGGCCTGGCGCAAGCGCCTCTACTTCACTCTCTTTGAACGCAAGGCGATTAACGCCGCCGCCGCGATTCACTGTTGCAGCCGCAAGGAGGAGCGCGAGCTCTCGGGGCTTGGCCTCTCGCCGCGGACGTTTGTCGTCCCCCAGCCGGTCGAGACGGATCTGACGGCGAGCGAGCCGGACGAGGCTTCGCTGCGAGCGCTCTGTCCGACGCTGCGCGACGAAGAGTCGGTCTTGCTCTACGTCGGCCGCGTGGGATGGGTGAAGCGGCTCGACGTGCTGCTCGAAGCGTTCACCTCGCTGGCGACGGAATTCCCGGAATGGCGCCTGGTGATCGCCGGTACGCACGAGCAGCCGGAGATCGCCGATTCGCTGCGGCAGCGGGCGGCCGCAGCAAACCTATCGGCGCGCGTGTCTCTGCCGGGAACGGTGCGCGGCCCGCAGAAGGCCGCCCTCTTGAAGCGGGCGGCGGTTTTTGCCCAGCCGTCGCAACACGAGAATTTCGGATTGTCGGTAGCCGAGGCGCTCATTTTCGGTTTGCCGTGCGTCGTTTCCGACGGCGTCGCGATCGGCGAAGATGTCGCCGAGGCCGGCGCGGGCGCGGTGTGCCCCAGCGAGCCGGCGGCGATGGCGGCGGCGCTTCGGCCGCTGATGGCGGATCGGGCATTGCGAGAGCAGCGCGGCAACGCCGCCGCGGCCCTCGCGCAGCGCTTCACGCCCGCATCCGTCGCCGCGCAGCTCGCCGATGAGTACGCACGCTGCTCGAAAACGTAGCGCCGGACCTCCGCGTCCGACGGCGCGTGCTGTAGCCCGGCCGCCCCCGGCCGGGCCGGACGCCGATATCACAATATGTTCATCCTCGGCAATGACTGGCAAGATGGCTACCTCGACCCGCACAGCACCGCCGGCGACGTGCGCATCGCCGTCCGTTTCTGGCAGCCGCTGGAAGCGCTCCGCGACGTGTTCCTAGAACAGCCGCGCAGCGTGCGGCGCGTGCTCAACTACGTGCGCGAGGTCGGCATTCGTGAGGTGCTGAAAAAAATCCGCTCGCGCCTGGCCGAAACGCTCCGCGACCAGCGCGTCATCGCGATCGGCGCGGGCGAAGTGCTGGAGGCGGACGAGTCGTCGCCCTTCCGGCCCGGCGCCCCCGTTGCGTTCGTCGCACCCTGTCACCCGCCCAGCGTCGAGCGCGTCTGCCTGCCGGAGTTCTGCGTTGCCGCGCTGGACGCGGAGGTCGCGGGACGACTGGCGAAATCGGGCGTTGTCCTTCTCGCTGCACAGTACGCAGGTCCCGACGCGAAGAACGTCCCGGCCGAGGGCGGCCGGGCTACAGAGGCCGGGGGCGGCCGGGCTACAGCGCCGGACTGGTCCGCCGTCGCCGGCTGGAATCGGTTTTCGGGAAGCGACATCGCCGAGCGCGCGCAGGCTCTCCTCGAATGGGCCGGACTCCACCTCGCGCGATTCAGCATTACCGGCGCTCGCGAGCTTCCGCTCACCGCGCCCTCGGCGATCCGCGAACGCTCCCACCCGGTCGAGCCGCGCAGCACCGCCTCCGCCGTCCTCTTCGGCCTCGGCAACTACGCCAAGACCTGCATCCTGCCGAATCTCGATCCGCGCGTCCGCGTCCGCTGCATACACGAGATCGACCCGACTCAGATCGGCGCGGTGAAGTGCGACCCGCGATTGCAGCCGCGACGAGCCGGGGACGTCAACCCGCCGCTTGGCGCGGCGGGTTCGGGCCATACGGCGGCAGGTTCGGAAGGAGGGCCGGGCGCCGGCGTCGCTCATGACACGTGCCCCGTTTTCCGCGACCGCGAGGAATACGACATCTGCATCATCGCCGGCTACCACCACACGCACGCGCCGCTCGCGGTCGAAGCCCTTCGGCGCGGGGCCACGGTGATCTCTGAAAAGCCGCTCGTCACCACCCGCGCCGAATTGAACGCCCTTCTCGGGGCGATGGAACAGCACCCCGGCCGCTACCACGCCTGCTTCCACATGCGCTATAACCCCCTCTGGAAGCTGGCCCGCGAAGACCTGCGGTCGGCCCGCGGCGATCCGATCCACTACTCCTGCATCGTCTTCGAAGTCCCGCTCGTCAAGCGCCACTGGTACAACTGGCCCGCCTCGTGCAGCCGCATCGTCAGCAACGGCTGCCACTGGCTGGACCATTTCCTGTTCATGAACGATTTCAACCGCCCCACGCGCACGCACCTGTGGCGAGCAAGCAACGACGACGTGCATGTCAGCGTCGAATTGCAGAACGGCGCCGTCTTCAGCATGGTCCTGACCGACAAGGGCAGCCGCCGCATCGGTGTGCAGGACCACATTCAGCTCCGCGCGGGCGAAGTGACGGTGCGCGTGGACAACGGCAGCCGATATGAATCGGAGGAGCGTTTCCGGGTGATCCGCCGCAAACGGATCAACAAGATGACCTCGTTTCGCACGCTTTACGGGACGGTGTCGCGCAAGGCGCTGGCCGGCGAGCCGGGCGACGCGCTCGAATCGACCCAGCGAAGCTGCGAGCTGATGCTCGAACTGGAGGAGCAGTTTCAGCGTAGAGTTTGAGAGCACCCACGCACCGCGCTCCGCCGCCGTCCGCGGCGCCGAGCCGCGAACAATGAAATGGAAGAATTGGAGATGGGAAATGGGAAATTGAAAATGGCCGAGTGATGCGAGTCGCCATCACAGCACGCGCGTTGAAAATGATCTCTGACGTTCGGCCTTTGGCCTT
Coding sequences within it:
- the yteT gene encoding putative oxidoreductase YteT precursor yields the protein MFILGNDWQDGYLDPHSTAGDVRIAVRFWQPLEALRDVFLEQPRSVRRVLNYVREVGIREVLKKIRSRLAETLRDQRVIAIGAGEVLEADESSPFRPGAPVAFVAPCHPPSVERVCLPEFCVAALDAEVAGRLAKSGVVLLAAQYAGPDAKNVPAEGGRATEAGGGRATAPDWSAVAGWNRFSGSDIAERAQALLEWAGLHLARFSITGARELPLTAPSAIRERSHPVEPRSTASAVLFGLGNYAKTCILPNLDPRVRVRCIHEIDPTQIGAVKCDPRLQPRRAGDVNPPLGAAGSGHTAAGSEGGPGAGVAHDTCPVFRDREEYDICIIAGYHHTHAPLAVEALRRGATVISEKPLVTTRAELNALLGAMEQHPGRYHACFHMRYNPLWKLAREDLRSARGDPIHYSCIVFEVPLVKRHWYNWPASCSRIVSNGCHWLDHFLFMNDFNRPTRTHLWRASNDDVHVSVELQNGAVFSMVLTDKGSRRIGVQDHIQLRAGEVTVRVDNGSRYESEERFRVIRRKRINKMTSFRTLYGTVSRKALAGEPGDALESTQRSCELMLELEEQFQRRV
- the gumH gene encoding GDP-mannose:cellobiosyl-diphosphopolyprenol alpha-mannosyltransferase, which gives rise to MHPVMNVLHVIVGLAETIGGPPVALATLARAQAARGDDVFVLPARRTAGAQTLPAGAHGRLTVYDAPTEHHLLWYNAALKRELRRVARGCDIIHIHGTWRYHLLAAAGAARAYGIPYIVRPAGNLGVATRGHKAWRKRLYFTLFERKAINAAAAIHCCSRKEERELSGLGLSPRTFVVPQPVETDLTASEPDEASLRALCPTLRDEESVLLYVGRVGWVKRLDVLLEAFTSLATEFPEWRLVIAGTHEQPEIADSLRQRAAAANLSARVSLPGTVRGPQKAALLKRAAVFAQPSQHENFGLSVAEALIFGLPCVVSDGVAIGEDVAEAGAGAVCPSEPAAMAAALRPLMADRALREQRGNAAAALAQRFTPASVAAQLADEYARCSKT
- the kanE_4 gene encoding Alpha-D-kanosaminyltransferase — encoded protein: MNYLVAADDCFLDRPGGMGRVAWDIAQLMRERGHLVGMVCMNHDPARFPNGLSEQNGVRIVRYQRPDLPAWHPGRMSACIEAASKAVWEHFSETSWHLVHMHTAFTGGGVFQVLGRNPRYVYTMHSPIVLENEINWAQQGIVGRIKAWMGLGKLKAAEHKVLDPATDIQTLSNFTKVQVDHFHKMGHKVRVIPHWRRPELRREMDKAEARRRLGWPLDEKILFTVRIHGPRYGIDVAIRAAAPLIQDKRCWFAIGGDGPLRPTLENLAKELGVAERTRFTGRLSDADLALAYQAADLFVLPTLSLECFGLITIEAMSFGCPVIGTDAGATPEILDKYCPGLVVPAGNVEALREKLGAYFAGRLQTPDEAATVAFIEKNYGRDVIVPKLIDLLEVQTGRRR